One Armatimonadota bacterium DNA window includes the following coding sequences:
- a CDS encoding family 10 glycosylhydrolase codes for MTRFSLPTIRAALAVLISVSCAMAGQPEFRGFWVDGFNEGFRNPQETDNLIRRVRAANCNAVIVQMRKRGDAHYFSLLEPWAANHQEGYDALTDLIAKCRAAEPRIQVHVWTNCHPIWPAASWPPDPKHALNRMPEIQTEDVDGNRRTEVGYGLDWGHPQASDWLYRVYMDIARRFDVDGLHFDYIRYTGEQWGYNPVSVERFNRAHGRSGIPAKDDPAWKQWRRDQVTQLVRKIYVGAAAVRPSIVVSAALITWNNGPVRDEEWTNSAAYRAVFQDWRGWMEEGILDLAIPMVYYARSNERYRGWYENWVRFILRHQYGRRAVIGVGNYLNSIEDTIYQIGFAREGGKALGVNFFSYAATRREGTEYAMHDEGFYKAMGDYFGPPVPAPELPWKVERTVGHLRGAIVNGDLEPLDWVEVRLTDRDSRVRTTRTDGCGAYAFANLPPGRYRLQVGEIDSVFLVSEGLVSTVNLLTDREKLVSNIDDLPGVKKGSDVVLMDKRVVFADVELGQIIVEDLMGSKRLTVGARTKIPLTQGDLVALSFKAGDSAAKVQFLTADRPANAAQGGGR; via the coding sequence ATGACGAGGTTCAGTCTGCCTACCATTAGAGCGGCGCTGGCCGTTCTAATCTCAGTTTCATGCGCCATGGCCGGCCAACCCGAGTTCCGAGGCTTCTGGGTCGATGGATTTAACGAAGGCTTTCGCAATCCTCAAGAGACAGACAACTTAATCCGGCGCGTCCGCGCGGCCAACTGCAACGCTGTTATCGTGCAGATGCGCAAGCGGGGCGACGCGCACTATTTTTCTCTGCTCGAGCCATGGGCGGCCAATCATCAAGAGGGCTACGATGCGTTGACGGATCTTATCGCCAAGTGCAGAGCCGCTGAGCCGCGGATTCAGGTGCACGTTTGGACGAACTGCCATCCCATCTGGCCAGCAGCCAGTTGGCCGCCCGATCCCAAACACGCATTAAACCGAATGCCGGAGATTCAGACCGAGGATGTTGACGGCAACCGTCGGACGGAAGTTGGCTATGGGTTGGATTGGGGTCATCCACAGGCGTCGGATTGGCTTTATCGGGTCTATATGGACATTGCCCGTCGGTTCGATGTGGACGGGTTGCATTTTGACTACATTCGCTATACCGGCGAGCAGTGGGGCTATAACCCGGTCAGCGTCGAGCGATTCAATCGAGCTCATGGACGGTCGGGCATTCCTGCCAAGGACGATCCGGCGTGGAAGCAGTGGCGGCGGGATCAGGTAACCCAATTGGTGCGCAAGATCTATGTGGGCGCCGCGGCCGTCAGGCCCTCGATCGTCGTCAGCGCGGCCCTGATTACTTGGAACAACGGCCCCGTTCGGGATGAGGAGTGGACGAACAGCGCGGCCTATCGAGCGGTCTTTCAAGATTGGCGCGGCTGGATGGAAGAGGGCATCTTGGATTTGGCCATTCCAATGGTTTATTACGCTCGGAGCAACGAACGGTACCGCGGCTGGTACGAGAACTGGGTGCGTTTTATCCTGCGACATCAGTATGGCCGTCGGGCTGTCATCGGGGTTGGCAATTACTTAAACTCGATCGAGGATACGATTTACCAGATTGGGTTTGCGCGAGAGGGCGGGAAGGCGCTGGGCGTCAACTTCTTCTCTTATGCGGCGACACGGCGAGAGGGAACGGAGTACGCCATGCACGACGAGGGTTTCTATAAGGCGATGGGCGATTACTTTGGTCCGCCAGTACCTGCCCCAGAACTTCCGTGGAAAGTCGAGCGGACGGTCGGCCATCTGCGCGGCGCGATCGTCAATGGCGACTTGGAACCGTTAGATTGGGTCGAAGTACGGCTTACAGATCGAGACAGCAGGGTCCGGACGACGCGCACGGACGGATGCGGCGCTTATGCGTTTGCCAACTTGCCGCCCGGTCGATACCGTCTTCAAGTGGGAGAGATCGACAGCGTTTTCTTGGTTTCCGAAGGATTAGTCTCGACCGTCAATCTCTTGACGGACAGAGAGAAGTTAGTGAGCAACATCGACGACTTGCCGGGTGTGAAGAAGGGCTCGGACGTTGTGCTGATGGACAAGCGGGTGGTCTTTGCCGACGTGGAGTTGGGGCAGATCATCGTCGAAGATCTCATGGGGAGCAAGCGGCTCACCGTCGGTGCTCGCACCAAGATACCGCTAACGCAGGGCGATCTCGTCGCGTTATCTTTCAAGGCGGGCGATTCGGCTGCAAAGGTACAATTCCTGACGGCAGATAGGCCCGCCAATGCAGCGCAGGGGGGCGGACGATGA
- the aroF gene encoding 3-deoxy-7-phosphoheptulonate synthase, which produces MIIAMGHGATEDQIRAVLERIHDEGLKTVTLPGGDRIAIGIPSAIEPDVRARLDEALSAMDGVDHVAHVSRPYKLAGREFHPQMSIVRINGVEIGGDRAVVMAGPCAVESHEQLLEAARAVKQAGASILRAGAYKPRTSPYSFQGLHDKGLKILQEVAKDVGLLSVTEVMGPGDVELVAEHADILQIGARNMQNYPLLIAAGKTQKPLLLKRSPSATIDEWLGSAEYLLAQGNERVMLCERGIVAIDRTYARNTLDLNAVPVIKQHSHLPIIVDPSHGTGHSRYVAAMALAGLAAGADGLMIEMHPHPEKALSDGAQSLTPTAFAELMAQASQLCQTLGRTLG; this is translated from the coding sequence ATGATAATCGCAATGGGACACGGGGCGACGGAAGATCAGATCAGGGCGGTGCTTGAGCGCATTCACGACGAAGGGCTCAAGACCGTAACGCTGCCGGGCGGGGATCGGATCGCCATCGGCATCCCCAGCGCGATCGAACCGGACGTACGGGCGCGTTTGGACGAGGCTCTGAGCGCGATGGACGGCGTCGATCATGTCGCGCACGTCTCTCGCCCGTACAAATTGGCCGGCAGAGAGTTTCATCCGCAGATGAGCATCGTGCGCATCAATGGCGTAGAGATCGGGGGCGATCGTGCCGTTGTGATGGCCGGGCCGTGCGCGGTCGAGTCGCACGAACAACTGTTGGAGGCCGCGCGCGCGGTGAAGCAGGCCGGAGCCAGTATCTTGAGGGCGGGAGCGTATAAGCCGCGCACGTCGCCCTACTCCTTTCAGGGTCTGCACGACAAGGGTCTGAAAATTCTGCAGGAGGTCGCCAAGGATGTCGGACTTTTGTCCGTTACCGAGGTGATGGGGCCGGGCGATGTGGAACTCGTTGCCGAACATGCCGACATCCTACAGATCGGCGCGCGCAACATGCAGAACTATCCTCTGTTGATTGCGGCTGGCAAGACGCAGAAGCCGTTGCTGCTCAAGCGGTCTCCCAGCGCGACGATCGACGAATGGCTAGGCTCGGCCGAGTATCTTCTGGCTCAAGGCAACGAGCGAGTGATGCTGTGCGAGCGGGGAATTGTTGCGATCGATCGCACCTACGCCCGAAACACGCTGGATTTGAACGCGGTGCCAGTGATCAAGCAGCACTCGCATTTGCCGATTATCGTCGATCCCAGCCATGGCACGGGGCATAGTCGATATGTGGCTGCGATGGCTTTGGCGGGATTGGCGGCGGGCGCGGACGGTCTGATGATCGAGATGCATCCCCATCCCGAGAAGGCGCTTTCGGACGGCGCGCAATCGCTGACGCCAACGGCCTTTGCCGAATTGATGGCGCAAGCCTCGCAGCTGTGCCAGACGCTAGGCCGCACGCTTGGTTGA
- a CDS encoding TIGR01777 family protein, translating to MRAIILGGSGFIGRGLENGFDERGWETFILTRREPKRPNEIQWDGVSGAAWADLVDESTVLVNLAGASVAQRWTPVVRQLLKDSRVLPSKAMVEACADRRPAMVVQASAIGIYGPSGDEATEDTPPSDDFLGRLAVEWEEASAPFDQMGVPRAIARIGIVLEKDGGMLGKMAPPFRFFVGGPLGNGRQCIPWVHREDLVQALLLMIDRRLAGPYNIVAPNPVSMDEFARTLGKILGRPALFRAPAFVLRAMFGEMADYTILAGRPVSGQKLTDAGFQYRYERLEEALRAIFSRSSEAA from the coding sequence ATGCGGGCGATCATTCTGGGCGGCTCGGGATTTATCGGTCGAGGTCTAGAGAACGGGTTCGACGAGCGGGGATGGGAGACTTTCATCTTAACTCGGCGCGAGCCGAAACGCCCAAACGAAATCCAGTGGGACGGGGTATCGGGCGCCGCTTGGGCTGACTTGGTCGACGAATCGACCGTCCTTGTCAACTTGGCAGGTGCGTCCGTCGCGCAACGGTGGACGCCCGTTGTGCGGCAGTTGCTGAAGGACAGCCGCGTCTTGCCGTCCAAGGCGATGGTGGAGGCTTGTGCGGATCGGCGTCCTGCGATGGTCGTACAGGCGTCGGCCATTGGGATCTATGGCCCGTCGGGAGACGAGGCGACGGAGGATACTCCGCCGAGCGACGACTTTCTAGGTCGGTTGGCAGTCGAGTGGGAGGAGGCTTCTGCTCCATTCGACCAGATGGGCGTGCCACGGGCGATTGCGCGGATCGGCATCGTGTTAGAGAAGGACGGCGGAATGCTGGGGAAGATGGCGCCGCCGTTTAGATTCTTCGTCGGGGGGCCGTTGGGCAACGGACGGCAGTGCATTCCGTGGGTGCACCGCGAAGATTTGGTTCAAGCGTTGCTCCTCATGATCGATAGACGGCTCGCCGGGCCTTACAACATTGTCGCGCCCAATCCGGTCAGTATGGACGAGTTTGCCCGAACATTGGGCAAAATATTGGGGCGTCCTGCACTTTTTCGAGCGCCTGCGTTCGTTCTGCGGGCGATGTTTGGCGAGATGGCGGACTACACGATCCTAGCCGGTCGGCCTGTCAGCGGACAGAAGTTGACGGATGCCGGTTTTCAGTACCGATACGAACGGCTTGAGGAAGCATTGAGGGCGATCTTTAGCCGTTCATCAGAGGCCGCTTGA
- a CDS encoding TIM barrel protein, whose product MQTTESNLARLETDFSGYLEGDRVTELLKTFDIRFSAGHWCAGDFSDRFCKSYTEDPEFQHGVLHDIRRVSEAGVEGIELSDTLFRRKDLTFDRELEEAAKHVLETQNVIATNMNINVWTHAKWRVGGITHPDPTRRYEAIQYCLEVVGLAERMGCPMVQLWPGSDGWDYCFEVDYGRQFDWFLEGCSQIAKAASEKGLKFSVEAKQKEPREGNMILNTTAKAAWAAHLVNQGLGANAMGVVIDYGHEQMVGNTPADSLYLLRRIGVPINNFHINAAKYNSNDEDRITGTDDLWRLAEFCYAAIDTGYDGWFGEDQFTYRTDPVKSMALSRELFANTMKKALLIYRDRARLATARATGDATVVIDTVKRPLMNG is encoded by the coding sequence ATGCAGACGACTGAAAGCAACCTGGCACGATTGGAGACCGACTTTTCCGGCTACCTAGAAGGCGACCGGGTAACCGAACTCTTGAAGACCTTCGACATTCGATTCTCTGCCGGCCATTGGTGCGCGGGCGATTTCTCCGACCGGTTCTGCAAATCCTATACCGAGGATCCTGAGTTCCAGCACGGGGTTCTGCACGACATCCGTCGCGTTTCTGAAGCGGGCGTCGAGGGCATCGAACTGAGCGACACGCTCTTTCGACGCAAAGATTTGACGTTCGATAGAGAGCTGGAAGAAGCGGCCAAACACGTTCTTGAAACCCAAAACGTGATCGCCACCAACATGAACATCAATGTCTGGACTCATGCAAAGTGGCGCGTTGGGGGCATCACCCATCCCGATCCCACGCGACGCTATGAAGCAATCCAATATTGTCTAGAGGTCGTTGGCCTCGCCGAGCGAATGGGATGCCCGATGGTGCAACTGTGGCCCGGATCGGACGGCTGGGACTACTGTTTCGAGGTCGATTACGGCAGGCAGTTCGACTGGTTTTTGGAAGGTTGCTCCCAAATCGCTAAGGCTGCGAGCGAAAAGGGCCTCAAGTTCAGCGTCGAAGCCAAGCAAAAGGAGCCGCGCGAGGGCAATATGATCCTGAACACGACTGCCAAAGCGGCCTGGGCGGCGCATCTGGTCAACCAAGGGCTTGGCGCAAACGCGATGGGCGTTGTGATTGACTATGGCCATGAACAGATGGTCGGCAACACTCCTGCAGACAGCCTCTACCTGCTAAGACGCATCGGAGTGCCTATCAACAACTTTCACATCAATGCGGCCAAGTACAACTCGAACGACGAGGATCGCATTACCGGCACAGACGACCTGTGGCGACTGGCCGAGTTCTGCTACGCGGCCATCGACACGGGCTACGACGGCTGGTTCGGCGAGGACCAGTTCACCTATCGCACCGACCCGGTCAAGTCTATGGCGCTCAGCCGAGAACTCTTTGCCAACACGATGAAAAAAGCGCTCCTGATCTATCGCGACCGCGCTCGATTGGCAACGGCGCGAGCGACGGGAGACGCAACCGTCGTTATCGATACGGTCAAGCGGCCTCTGATGAACGGCTAA
- a CDS encoding riboflavin synthase yields MFTGIVERTGRLIERAANEGGGARLAIAAPDYPCDKGDSVCVNGVCLTVVACNSETLVFDAVHETLRLTNLGTIDIGARVNLERSLTPTSRLGGHFVMGHVDGLAELIAIDEHGNGRELKMRLQDPSLAKYVARKGSVALDGISLTVAEVCEANFSVWVVPTTWDVTNLSDRRQGDTLNFEADVLARYAERLLNKEATDADD; encoded by the coding sequence ATGTTCACCGGAATTGTTGAAAGAACGGGCAGGCTCATCGAGAGAGCTGCAAACGAAGGCGGCGGGGCTCGGCTGGCAATCGCGGCCCCCGATTATCCGTGCGACAAAGGGGACAGCGTCTGCGTGAACGGCGTCTGTCTGACGGTTGTGGCCTGTAACTCGGAAACGCTTGTTTTCGACGCCGTTCATGAGACCTTGCGCTTGACCAACCTCGGCACGATCGACATCGGCGCTCGGGTCAACCTTGAGCGATCCCTTACCCCGACCTCGCGACTCGGCGGCCACTTCGTCATGGGGCACGTCGATGGCTTAGCTGAGCTGATCGCTATCGATGAACACGGAAACGGGCGCGAATTGAAAATGCGCCTGCAAGACCCAAGCCTTGCCAAATATGTCGCGAGAAAAGGATCGGTCGCATTGGACGGCATCAGTCTGACCGTCGCAGAGGTCTGTGAGGCAAATTTTTCGGTTTGGGTCGTGCCGACTACTTGGGACGTTACCAATCTAAGCGACCGCAGACAAGGCGACACCCTGAACTTTGAAGCCGACGTGCTGGCGCGGTATGCTGAAAGGCTGCTGAACAAGGAGGCGACCGATGCAGACGACTGA
- the alaS gene encoding alanine--tRNA ligase, whose amino-acid sequence MTWNARSLRKAFLEFFQEKDHRLMPSDSLVPQDPSLLFTSAGMVQFKPYFLGTAQPPHPRAATAQKCFRTTDIESVGDASHCTFFEMLGNFSFGDYFKREAIFWAWEFLTERLKLDPNRLQFTVFKDDDEAFDLWNNGIGIPKERIWRLDEDANYWPANVISEGPNGPCGPCSEIFYDTAPGQECGNPQCGPACECGRWLEIWNLVFIQYERTEKNGEPVLTPLPKQNIDTGMGVERTACVLSGFPSVFETDVFMPIIRLTEQLSGHRYGQSEASDAAFRLIADHTRAAVFCIADGVLPQNEGRGYVLRRIIRRAALRGQRALGLKRPFLADLLPGVIEALGDQYPELEQRKELISTTLQTEEERFLHTVAAGLARLEEALAEVEEGGQLSGETAFMLYDTYGFPLELTREVAAERGATVDEQGFETSMEAQRQRAREAGGMSSQLFVDAGTALAELAKAHGETHFVGYTDKVSEATIVGIVLNGSLIDSAQQGQTVEIVLDQTPFYAESGGQVGDTGEISTNGLIVRVLDTKKRDGFHLHHAEIVTGTASRGQAVRAAIDFERRRRIMRHHTTTHLLHAALRNVLGKHVSQAGSLVAPDRLRFDFTHGAPMTKDEIAKVERMVNEQILAESPVIIHENVPLSEARERGAMALFGEKYGDSVRMVEIPGFSLELCGGTHLGNAIQAGLFKIVHEGSVASGVRRIEALTGEALLNWLSEREATLEEASHLASTTVAELPKAIERLKDRIKEEQREVQRLRASQTVGKSREATTIAVAGLQVAQIELGGADSKSLGAAVDALADQGASVAIGVSNADGKALWVVKCKPDAIAKGLKAGDIVKRLAEMTGGGGGGRPDFAQAGGRDTSKIETALNSIGPILSELAGE is encoded by the coding sequence ATGACCTGGAACGCCCGCTCTTTGCGCAAGGCCTTTCTTGAGTTCTTTCAAGAGAAGGACCACCGGTTGATGCCCTCGGACAGCTTGGTTCCGCAGGATCCTTCTTTGCTGTTTACCAGCGCCGGAATGGTGCAGTTCAAACCCTACTTTTTGGGCACGGCGCAACCCCCGCACCCCCGGGCGGCTACCGCTCAAAAGTGTTTTCGAACGACGGATATCGAATCGGTCGGCGACGCTTCGCACTGCACCTTCTTCGAGATGCTGGGCAATTTTAGCTTTGGCGATTACTTCAAGCGCGAAGCAATCTTTTGGGCGTGGGAGTTCCTTACCGAGCGCTTAAAGCTCGATCCGAATCGGCTCCAGTTCACCGTCTTTAAGGACGACGACGAGGCTTTCGACCTTTGGAACAACGGGATCGGTATCCCAAAAGAGCGCATCTGGCGGCTGGACGAGGATGCGAACTATTGGCCGGCCAACGTCATCAGCGAGGGACCGAACGGCCCGTGCGGCCCCTGTTCTGAGATATTCTACGACACCGCCCCCGGCCAAGAGTGCGGCAATCCCCAGTGCGGTCCTGCCTGCGAATGCGGCCGATGGTTAGAAATCTGGAACCTCGTCTTTATCCAATACGAACGCACGGAAAAGAACGGCGAACCCGTCCTAACGCCGCTGCCTAAACAAAACATCGATACCGGCATGGGCGTCGAGCGCACAGCCTGTGTGCTTTCCGGCTTTCCATCGGTCTTTGAGACCGACGTTTTCATGCCGATTATCCGTCTGACTGAGCAACTGTCCGGACATCGATACGGCCAGAGCGAAGCGAGCGACGCGGCCTTTCGACTGATCGCCGACCATACGCGAGCAGCGGTCTTTTGCATCGCCGACGGCGTGCTTCCCCAAAACGAGGGACGCGGCTATGTTCTACGGCGCATCATTCGCCGCGCAGCGCTGCGCGGGCAAAGGGCTTTAGGCCTAAAGAGGCCCTTTCTAGCCGATCTGTTGCCAGGCGTCATTGAGGCGTTGGGCGATCAATATCCCGAACTAGAGCAGCGAAAAGAACTGATCTCCACGACTTTGCAAACAGAGGAAGAGCGATTCCTGCACACGGTCGCCGCCGGACTGGCTCGGTTAGAAGAAGCCCTGGCAGAGGTAGAGGAAGGCGGCCAACTATCGGGCGAAACGGCCTTCATGCTCTACGATACCTACGGATTTCCATTGGAACTGACCCGCGAAGTGGCCGCCGAAAGAGGCGCTACGGTCGATGAACAAGGCTTTGAGACTTCTATGGAAGCGCAGCGCCAACGCGCGAGAGAAGCGGGCGGTATGAGCAGCCAGCTCTTCGTAGATGCGGGCACAGCGTTGGCCGAATTGGCCAAGGCGCACGGCGAAACGCACTTCGTCGGCTATACCGATAAAGTCTCCGAAGCCACGATCGTCGGCATCGTTCTGAACGGTAGTTTGATTGATTCGGCGCAACAGGGCCAAACGGTTGAGATCGTCTTAGACCAGACGCCCTTTTATGCCGAATCGGGCGGGCAGGTGGGAGACACGGGCGAGATTTCCACCAACGGCCTGATCGTTCGAGTTTTGGACACCAAGAAGCGAGACGGCTTCCACCTTCATCATGCCGAGATCGTTACAGGCACAGCAAGCAGAGGCCAAGCTGTGCGAGCGGCGATCGACTTTGAGCGTCGCCGACGCATCATGCGCCACCATACGACGACCCATCTGCTTCATGCGGCTCTGCGCAATGTCCTGGGAAAGCATGTCAGCCAGGCCGGGTCGCTCGTCGCGCCAGACCGCCTGCGCTTCGACTTTACCCACGGCGCGCCGATGACAAAGGACGAAATCGCCAAAGTCGAGCGAATGGTGAACGAGCAGATATTGGCCGAAAGCCCCGTTATAATCCACGAGAACGTGCCCCTCTCCGAAGCCCGAGAGCGCGGCGCAATGGCGCTTTTTGGGGAGAAGTATGGCGATTCGGTGCGGATGGTGGAGATTCCGGGTTTTTCGCTCGAACTGTGCGGCGGCACGCATCTTGGCAACGCCATCCAAGCTGGGCTCTTCAAGATCGTGCACGAAGGCAGCGTGGCGTCCGGCGTAAGGCGAATCGAAGCGCTGACCGGCGAAGCGCTCTTGAATTGGCTGTCAGAACGCGAAGCGACCCTTGAAGAGGCAAGCCATCTGGCATCGACTACAGTAGCTGAACTGCCCAAAGCGATCGAACGGCTGAAAGATCGGATAAAGGAAGAACAACGGGAGGTTCAGCGCCTGCGAGCCTCTCAAACGGTCGGCAAGAGCCGCGAAGCGACGACAATCGCCGTCGCAGGACTGCAAGTCGCTCAAATTGAGTTGGGCGGCGCCGACTCCAAGAGCCTAGGCGCCGCGGTCGATGCCCTGGCCGACCAAGGAGCCAGCGTCGCGATCGGCGTATCGAACGCGGACGGCAAGGCGCTCTGGGTGGTCAAATGCAAACCGGACGCGATCGCCAAGGGGCTGAAGGCGGGCGACATCGTTAAGAGATTAGCCGAGATGACGGGCGGAGGAGGAGGCGGGCGACCCGACTTTGCTCAAGCTGGCGGCCGCGACACGAGCAAGATTGAGACTGCCCTAAACTCAATCGGACCCATACTAAGCGAACTGGCCGGGGAGTGA
- a CDS encoding DNA-directed RNA polymerase subunit alpha, whose amino-acid sequence MITNIDRPMVTCLASEPTYGKFEVLPLERGYGATLGNAMRRVLLSSIPGASVTAIKIEGILHEFAPIPGVKEDVVRLLMNLKNLSLVVHRRDASDDEPRVLKLDVKGAGRVTAADLRAPADVEICNPELYLCTMSDKKARLSLEVYVEVGRGYVTSDQMDTFRGRIGVIQVSALFSPVRRVNYFVESTRVGERTDYDRLVLEVWTNGAVKPADAISQAARQLQQQVAIFTGFEDYSAEAAVMVEPPAEAPESLVPDIKIDEMNFTQRPYNRLKSANINTLRDLVLWSPSELMNIRNFGEAALKEVREKVEAMGFNLKNDNSTSEDDEL is encoded by the coding sequence ATGATAACAAACATTGATCGACCCATGGTAACTTGCTTAGCGAGCGAGCCGACCTATGGAAAGTTCGAAGTACTGCCGTTAGAGCGCGGGTATGGCGCCACGCTGGGCAATGCCATGCGCCGCGTTCTGCTTTCGTCCATCCCGGGCGCGAGCGTAACGGCCATCAAGATCGAAGGCATTTTGCACGAGTTTGCCCCTATTCCCGGCGTTAAGGAAGACGTCGTGCGGCTGTTGATGAATCTGAAGAATCTGTCGCTGGTCGTTCATCGGCGCGACGCTTCGGACGATGAGCCGAGAGTTTTGAAGCTGGACGTTAAGGGCGCCGGACGCGTAACTGCGGCCGATTTGCGCGCTCCAGCCGACGTCGAGATCTGCAACCCGGAACTCTACCTGTGCACGATGAGCGACAAGAAGGCTAGGCTTTCACTCGAAGTCTATGTCGAGGTTGGTCGCGGCTATGTAACGTCGGATCAGATGGACACTTTTCGCGGTCGCATCGGCGTGATTCAGGTGAGCGCGCTCTTCTCTCCGGTTCGCCGAGTGAACTACTTTGTCGAATCGACCCGCGTCGGCGAGCGGACCGACTATGACCGTTTGGTGCTCGAGGTTTGGACCAACGGCGCTGTCAAGCCCGCCGATGCGATCTCGCAGGCTGCCCGACAGCTCCAACAGCAGGTCGCCATCTTTACCGGCTTCGAAGATTATTCGGCCGAGGCCGCCGTTATGGTGGAACCGCCTGCCGAAGCGCCCGAATCTTTGGTGCCCGACATCAAGATCGACGAGATGAACTTCACTCAGCGGCCCTATAATCGCTTGAAAAGCGCGAACATCAACACGCTCCGCGATCTGGTGTTGTGGAGCCCGAGCGAACTGATGAACATTCGCAACTTTGGCGAGGCCGCTCTAAAGGAAGTGCGGGAGAAGGTCGAGGCTATGGGCTTCAATCTGAAGAACGACAATTCGACGAGCGAGGATGATGAATTATGA
- the rplQ gene encoding 50S ribosomal protein L17, giving the protein MNHGISQRKLGRPGDQRKALLRGLVRSLFIHSTIVTSVTRAKEARKIAEKLITTAKTDTLQARREARKFLVDEDLVKLLFDNIVKRYETRNGGYTRIVRIGPRRGDAVEQAALSLLD; this is encoded by the coding sequence ATGAATCACGGCATTTCTCAGCGAAAGTTAGGTCGTCCGGGCGATCAGCGCAAAGCGCTGCTGAGGGGCTTGGTGCGTTCGCTCTTCATCCATAGCACGATCGTGACTTCGGTTACTCGCGCAAAGGAAGCGCGAAAGATCGCCGAGAAGCTGATCACCACCGCCAAGACGGATACGCTACAGGCGCGGCGAGAGGCCAGGAAGTTTCTGGTGGACGAGGATCTGGTGAAGTTGTTGTTTGACAACATCGTCAAGCGTTACGAAACGCGCAATGGAGGCTATACCCGCATCGTTCGGATAGGGCCTCGGCGCGGAGACGCCGTAGAACAAGCGGCGCTGAGCCTGTTAGATTGA
- the truA gene encoding tRNA pseudouridine(38-40) synthase TruA encodes MRRLAMAVEYDGTDFHGFAAQPDLRTVQGTLTDALERLLGCSVEVTGAGRTDAGVHAKGQVVDFATEASIPAKRVARAINRLLPVDLQAIKAWEVAEDFSARFSAKSRIYRYRLYTGRRASVWKARYACWFPYEVDAAMAQTAAEMLVGEKDFRAFCADWSERENFVREIYRAEVRRKGSFIDLELEGTAFMKGMVRLIAGAVFLVGRGSRSLDWMGELVANSRRASLMMPPQGLCLMKVRY; translated from the coding sequence ATGCGCAGGCTGGCGATGGCTGTAGAATACGACGGAACCGATTTTCACGGTTTTGCCGCACAGCCTGATCTGCGCACTGTGCAAGGGACATTGACCGATGCGCTCGAGCGGTTGCTCGGTTGCTCGGTCGAGGTAACCGGCGCCGGACGCACGGACGCAGGAGTGCACGCCAAGGGGCAAGTGGTCGATTTTGCAACCGAGGCGAGCATTCCCGCAAAGCGGGTCGCCCGAGCGATCAATCGGCTACTGCCGGTCGATCTGCAGGCGATCAAGGCTTGGGAGGTTGCTGAAGATTTCAGCGCGCGCTTCTCGGCCAAGAGCCGGATCTACCGGTATCGCCTCTACACGGGGAGGCGGGCGTCCGTTTGGAAAGCGCGGTATGCGTGCTGGTTTCCTTACGAGGTGGACGCAGCGATGGCGCAGACGGCGGCAGAGATGTTGGTGGGGGAGAAAGATTTTCGCGCGTTTTGCGCGGATTGGTCGGAACGAGAGAACTTTGTGCGAGAAATCTATCGCGCAGAGGTTAGACGAAAGGGCTCGTTCATCGATCTGGAGTTGGAAGGCACGGCCTTTATGAAGGGCATGGTGCGGCTGATCGCAGGCGCAGTCTTTCTGGTAGGGCGAGGGTCGAGATCGCTCGATTGGATGGGCGAGCTGGTGGCGAATTCGCGGCGAGCCAGCCTCATGATGCCGCCGCAGGGTCTGTGTTTGATGAAGGTGCGGTACTAA
- the rplM gene encoding 50S ribosomal protein L13, which produces MHRTYVAKPDEINRTWWVVDAEGIPAGRLAVDIARLLQGKHKTTFTPHMDTGDCVIVINADKLALTGNNKRGEELFRHSQYPGGLKSITRGDLMAKRPDKMLQRIVSGMLPKTRLRPRMMKRFKIYSGDAHPHSAQNPQPISFNK; this is translated from the coding sequence ATGCATCGGACATATGTGGCTAAACCGGATGAGATAAACAGGACTTGGTGGGTAGTGGACGCGGAGGGCATACCCGCGGGCCGTCTGGCGGTCGATATCGCACGGCTGCTTCAGGGAAAGCACAAGACCACGTTTACACCCCACATGGACACCGGCGATTGTGTGATCGTGATCAACGCCGACAAACTGGCGCTGACGGGCAACAACAAGCGGGGCGAGGAACTGTTCCGGCATTCGCAATACCCGGGCGGTCTGAAATCGATCACTCGGGGCGACCTGATGGCAAAGCGGCCCGACAAAATGTTGCAGCGCATTGTGAGCGGCATGCTGCCCAAGACGCGATTGCGACCGCGCATGATGAAGCGATTTAAGATCTATTCGGGCGACGCCCATCCGCATTCGGCGCAAAACCCGCAACCGATCAGTTTCAACAAGTAA